One region of Chaetodon auriga isolate fChaAug3 chromosome 5, fChaAug3.hap1, whole genome shotgun sequence genomic DNA includes:
- the LOC143320521 gene encoding zinc-binding protein A33-like gives MAEKIALVEGYLSCHVCSETFTDPVSLSCNHSFCSSCLQQFWEQAKNNNCPICKRKSSKDHPPVSFSLKELADIIAGRQRSESSGTEKGKKKVEVVCSKHQEEPKLFCEDEQRAVCPVCEFSLHESHKVVPVEQAVSELKDQLKSDLQSLQDKRDKYKEVKETCKEMIQHSKKQLLSTEKQIRAEFNKLHQFLKEEEESRLAALREEREQRKRTVSREMKMIEQQISSLSDSICAVEEELQKHNVPFLSSYKATQSRARVQCSLSDPQLLSGALIDVAKHLGNLSFTVWKKMKDKVHFSPVILDPNTGSPWLYLSDDLTSMTRGDTEQQLPDNPERNTKYSTVLGSEGFSSGTHSWEVEVGDHPLWAVGLAKESVDRKGERQGTPKYGIWCLLHHRGKYINGLGKTVTVKKSLQRIRVQLDYDRGEVSFYDPEDMTHIYTYKDTFTEKLFPYFSLGDTGDAKTAAIKMCQSDVSV, from the coding sequence ATGGCTGAGAAAATTGCCCTCGTTGAAGGTTACCTGAGTtgccatgtgtgttcagagactttcacagatcctgtgtctctgagctgcaaccacagcttctgttcaagctgcctgcaacaattctgggaacaagctaaaaacaacaactgtcccatttgtaaaagaaaatcctcaaagGACCATCCACCAGTAAGCTTTTCATTAAAGGAACTGGCTGACATCATTGCTGGGAGACAGAGATCTGAATCATCTgggacagaaaaaggaaagaagaaggtggaggtggtgtgtaGTAAACATCAAGAAGAGCCTAAATTATTCTGTGAGGACGAGCagcgagctgtgtgtcctgtctgtgagttttctctgcacGAGAGTCACAAGGTGGTTCCTGTAGAAcaagcagtcagtgagctgaaggaccagctgaaatctgacttacagtctctgcaggacaagagggacaaatacaaagaagtgaaggaaacatgcaaagaaatgattcaacactccaagaagcagctgttgtccacagagaagcagatcagagcagagttcaacaagctccaccagttcctgaaagaggaagaggagtccagactggcagctctgagggaggaacgggagcagaggaagaggactgtgagcagagagatgaagatgattgagcagcagatctcctctctgtcagacagtatctgtgctgttgaagaagagctgcagaaacacaacgtgccattcctcagcagttataaagccactcagagcagagccagagtccagtgctcactgtcagatccacagctgctctcaggagctctgatagatgtggccaaacacctgggcaacctgtccttcacagtctggaagaagatgaaggacaagGTCCACTTCAGTCCTGTCATTCTGGACCCAAACACTGGAAGCCCCTGGCTCTatctgtctgatgatctgaccaGTATGACACgtggagacacagagcagcagcttcctgacaatccagagagaaacactaaGTATTCCACTGTTCTGGGCTCTGAGGGCTTCAGCTcagggacacacagctgggaggtggaggtgggagaccaTCCTCTCTGGGCTGTGGGTTTGGCTAAAGAGTCAGTTGACAGGAAGGGGGAGCGACAGGGTACACCAAAATATGGAATCTGGTGTTTATTGCATCACCGTGGAAAATACATTAATGGTCTTGGTaagactgtcacagtgaagaagagtctccagaggatcagagtccagctggactATGACAGGGGGGAGGTGTCCTTCTACGACCCTGAAGACATGACTCACATCTACACTTACAAAGacactttcactgagaaactcttcCCATATTTCAGTCTCGGAGACACTGGTGATGCTAAAACTGCTGctatcaaaatgtgtcaaagtgatgtttctgtgtga